In Helicobacter pylori, a single genomic region encodes these proteins:
- a CDS encoding DUF417 domain-containing protein, giving the protein MQALKSLLEVITKLQNLGGYLMHIAIFIIFIWIGGLKFVPYEAEGIAPFVANSPFFSFMYKFEKPAYKQHKMSESQSMQEEMQDDPKIVENKEWHKENRTYLVAEGLGITIMILGILVLLGLWMPLMGVIGGLLVAGMTITTLSFLFTTPEVFVNQHFPWLSGAGRLVVKDLALFAGGLFVAGFDAKRYLEGKGFCLMDRSSVGIKTKCSSGCCS; this is encoded by the coding sequence ATGCAAGCGTTAAAATCATTGCTTGAAGTGATTACAAAACTCCAGAATCTAGGCGGCTATTTGATGCATATAGCTATTTTCATCATTTTTATTTGGATTGGAGGGCTTAAGTTTGTGCCGTATGAAGCCGAAGGGATCGCCCCTTTTGTGGCTAATTCCCCTTTCTTTTCTTTCATGTATAAATTTGAAAAGCCCGCATACAAACAACACAAAATGTCTGAATCCCAATCCATGCAAGAAGAAATGCAAGATGACCCTAAAATCGTTGAAAACAAAGAATGGCATAAAGAAAACCGCACTTATTTAGTGGCTGAAGGTTTAGGGATCACGATCATGATCCTAGGTATTTTGGTGCTTTTAGGGCTTTGGATGCCTTTAATGGGCGTGATTGGGGGCTTGCTTGTCGCTGGAATGACGATCACGACTCTATCCTTTTTATTCACAACGCCAGAAGTGTTTGTCAATCAGCATTTCCCATGGCTTTCTGGGGCTGGAAGGCTAGTGGTTAAAGACTTGGCGTTATTTGCTGGAGGCTTGTTTGTGGCCGGATTTGATGCGAAACGCTATTTAGAGGGGAAAGGGTTTTGCTTGATGGATCGCTCATCGGTAGGGATTAAAACTAAATGCTCTAGCGGGTGTTGCTCTTAA
- the rpsU gene encoding 30S ribosomal protein S21 yields the protein MPGIKVREGDAFDEAYRRFKKQTDRNLVVTECRARRFFESKTEKRKKQKISAKKKVLKRLYMLRRYESRL from the coding sequence ATGCCAGGGATTAAGGTTAGAGAAGGCGATGCGTTTGATGAAGCTTATAGGAGATTCAAAAAGCAAACCGATCGCAATTTGGTGGTAACAGAATGCCGCGCTAGAAGGTTCTTTGAGTCTAAGACTGAAAAACGCAAAAAACAAAAAATCAGCGCTAAAAAGAAAGTCTTAAAGCGTCTTTATATGTTAAGGCGTTATGAATCAAGACTATAA
- the fabG gene encoding 3-oxoacyl-ACP reductase FabG, which produces MQFTGKNVLITGASKGIGAEIAKTLASMGLKVWINYRSNAEVADALKNELEEKGYKAAVIKFDATSESDFVEAIQTIVQSDGGLSYLVNNAGVVRDKLAIKMKTEDFHHVIDNNLTSAFIGCREALKVMSKSRFGSVVNVASIIGERGNMGQTNYSASKGGMIAMSKSFAYEGALRNIRFNCVTPGFIETDMNATLKDEVKADYVKNIPLNRLGSAKEVAEAVAFLLSDHSSYITGETLKVNGGLYM; this is translated from the coding sequence ATGCAATTCACAGGGAAAAATGTTCTCATTACCGGGGCTTCTAAAGGCATTGGGGCTGAAATCGCCAAAACTCTCGCTTCTATGGGGCTGAAAGTTTGGATCAATTACCGCAGTAATGCTGAAGTGGCTGATGCTTTGAAAAATGAGCTTGAAGAAAAAGGCTATAAAGCGGCTGTCATTAAATTTGATGCGACTTCTGAAAGCGATTTTGTTGAAGCGATACAAACCATTGTCCAAAGCGATGGGGGTTTATCTTACTTGGTGAATAACGCCGGTGTGGTGCGCGATAAATTAGCGATCAAAATGAAAACAGAAGACTTTCACCATGTCATAGACAATAACCTCACTTCAGCCTTTATAGGTTGCAGAGAGGCTTTAAAGGTGATGAGTAAGAGTCGTTTTGGGAGCGTGGTTAATGTCGCTTCTATCATTGGTGAAAGAGGTAATATGGGGCAGACAAACTACTCAGCGAGTAAGGGGGGGATGATTGCGATGAGCAAGTCCTTTGCTTATGAGGGAGCTTTAAGGAATATTCGTTTCAACTGTGTAACGCCAGGCTTTATAGAAACCGACATGAACGCCACTTTAAAAGATGAAGTCAAAGCGGATTATGTTAAAAACATTCCTTTAAACAGGCTAGGATCTGCTAAAGAAGTGGCAGAAGCGGTAGCGTTTCTTTTGAGCGATCACTCTAGTTACATCACTGGAGAGACTCTCAAAGTCAATGGCGGGCTTTATATGTAG
- the acpP gene encoding acyl carrier protein translates to MALFEDIQAVIAEQLNVDAAQVTPEAEFVKDLGADSLDVVELIMALEEKFGIEIPDEQAEKIVNVGDVVKYIEDNKLA, encoded by the coding sequence ATGGCTTTATTTGAAGATATTCAGGCAGTTATTGCTGAGCAGTTGAATGTGGATGCGGCGCAAGTTACGCCAGAGGCGGAATTTGTGAAGGATTTGGGTGCGGACTCTTTAGATGTCGTGGAATTAATCATGGCGTTAGAAGAAAAGTTTGGCATTGAGATTCCTGATGAACAAGCGGAAAAAATCGTCAATGTGGGCGATGTGGTGAAGTATATTGAGGACAATAAACTAGCTTAA
- a CDS encoding beta-ketoacyl-ACP synthase II, protein MRRIVVTGMGMINSLGLNKEDSFLAIAKGECGIKHIESFDASAFPVRIAGEITDFDPTEVMNPKDVKKAGRFIQLALKATREAMKDSGILDAHNRCPEELANRMGVSSGSGIGGLGNIEANSIFCFEKGPRKVNPFFITSALVNMIGGFTSIEFGIKGPNLSSVTACAAGTHAIIEAVKTILLNGADKMLVVGAESTICPVGIGGFASIKALSTRNDEPKKASRPFDKDRNGFVMGEGAGALVLEEYENAKKRGAKIYAEFAGYGESGDANHITAPAPEGEGAFRAMKMALEMAKVEVGYVNAHGTSTHYNDWYESIALKNVFGSKEKVPPVSSTKGQIGHCLGAAGALEAVISIMAMNQGILPPTINQETPDPECDLDYIPNTAREKQVDAVMSNSFGFGGTNGVVIFKKA, encoded by the coding sequence GTGCGTCGGATTGTAGTAACTGGAATGGGAATGATCAATTCGCTAGGTTTAAATAAAGAAGATTCTTTTTTAGCGATCGCTAAGGGAGAATGCGGTATCAAACACATAGAAAGTTTTGATGCGAGCGCGTTTCCTGTGCGTATTGCTGGAGAAATCACTGACTTTGACCCTACAGAGGTGATGAATCCCAAAGATGTTAAAAAGGCGGGTCGTTTCATTCAATTAGCCTTGAAAGCCACAAGAGAGGCGATGAAAGATAGTGGGATTTTAGACGCTCACAATAGATGCCCTGAAGAATTGGCAAACCGCATGGGCGTAAGCTCTGGCTCTGGGATTGGCGGGTTAGGTAATATTGAAGCGAATTCCATTTTTTGTTTTGAAAAAGGCCCTAGAAAAGTCAATCCCTTTTTTATCACTTCTGCGTTAGTGAATATGATTGGTGGTTTCACTTCCATTGAGTTTGGCATTAAAGGGCCTAATCTCTCTAGCGTAACGGCTTGTGCAGCAGGCACTCATGCCATTATTGAAGCCGTTAAAACCATTTTGCTTAATGGGGCTGATAAAATGCTCGTCGTGGGAGCGGAATCCACCATTTGTCCTGTAGGGATTGGAGGGTTTGCGAGCATTAAAGCCCTTTCTACAAGGAATGATGAGCCTAAAAAAGCTTCAAGACCTTTTGATAAGGATCGCAATGGTTTTGTGATGGGAGAAGGCGCTGGGGCTTTGGTGCTTGAAGAATACGAGAACGCGAAAAAAAGAGGGGCAAAAATTTATGCAGAATTTGCCGGGTATGGCGAGAGCGGCGATGCTAACCACATCACAGCCCCGGCCCCTGAGGGTGAAGGGGCTTTTAGAGCCATGAAAATGGCTTTGGAAATGGCGAAAGTGGAAGTGGGCTATGTGAACGCTCATGGGACAAGCACGCATTATAATGATTGGTATGAAAGCATCGCTCTAAAAAATGTGTTTGGCTCTAAAGAAAAAGTCCCTCCCGTCAGCTCCACTAAAGGGCAGATTGGGCATTGCTTGGGCGCTGCGGGTGCGTTAGAAGCCGTTATTTCTATCATGGCCATGAATCAAGGGATCTTACCTCCTACCATCAATCAAGAAACGCCTGACCCAGAATGCGATCTGGATTATATCCCTAATACGGCCAGAGAAAAACAAGTGGATGCGGTGATGAGCAACTCATTTGGTTTTGGTGGCACTAATGGTGTTGTGATTTTCAAAAAAGCCTAG
- the accA gene encoding acetyl-CoA carboxylase carboxyl transferase subunit alpha: MAVYLDFENHIKEIQNEIELALIRGDEDAKEILEKRLDKEVKSIYSNLTDFQKLQLARHPDRPYAMDYIDLILKDKYEVFGDRHYNDDKAIVCFIGKIDNVPVVVIGEEKGRGTKNKLLRNFGMPNPCGYRKALKMAKFAEKFNLPILMLVDTAGAYPGIGAEERGQSEAIAKNLQEFASLKVPTISVIIGEGGSGGALAIAVADKLAMMEYSIFSVISPEGCAAILWDDPSKTEVAIKAMKITPRDLKEAGLIDDIILEPSKGAHRDKFSAANTIKEYFLDALRTIQQDPHFLDNRYQKLMSLGSFVESMN; encoded by the coding sequence ATGGCCGTTTATTTAGATTTTGAAAATCATATTAAAGAGATTCAAAATGAAATTGAATTAGCCCTTATTAGAGGCGATGAGGACGCTAAAGAAATCTTAGAAAAAAGATTGGACAAGGAAGTTAAAAGCATTTACTCCAATCTCACTGATTTTCAAAAACTCCAATTAGCAAGACACCCTGACAGACCCTACGCTATGGATTACATTGATCTCATCTTAAAAGATAAGTATGAAGTCTTTGGGGATAGGCACTATAACGATGATAAAGCGATCGTGTGTTTTATAGGGAAAATTGATAATGTTCCGGTTGTGGTGATCGGAGAAGAAAAGGGCAGAGGGACTAAAAACAAGCTCTTAAGAAATTTTGGCATGCCCAACCCTTGTGGCTATCGTAAAGCTTTGAAAATGGCAAAATTTGCTGAAAAGTTTAATTTACCTATTTTGATGCTTGTAGATACAGCCGGGGCGTATCCGGGGATTGGCGCAGAGGAAAGAGGCCAGAGTGAAGCGATCGCTAAAAACCTCCAAGAGTTCGCTTCCTTAAAAGTCCCTACTATTTCTGTAATTATCGGTGAAGGGGGCAGTGGTGGCGCGCTAGCAATTGCAGTGGCTGACAAATTGGCTATGATGGAATATTCCATTTTTAGCGTTATATCCCCAGAAGGTTGCGCGGCGATTCTTTGGGATGACCCTAGCAAAACTGAAGTGGCTATTAAAGCGATGAAAATCACGCCCAGAGACTTAAAGGAGGCGGGGCTTATTGATGATATTATTTTAGAGCCTAGCAAAGGGGCTCATAGAGACAAATTTTCAGCGGCTAACACGATCAAAGAATATTTTTTAGACGCTCTAAGGACTATCCAACAAGACCCTCATTTCCTTGACAACCGCTATCAAAAATTAATGTCGCTTGGTTCATTTGTGGAGAGCATGAATTAG
- a CDS encoding sialidase, with the protein MEQHKKSLENLDLSDVQNISKDISGAALEELSLKNLDKNLQILREIGIQEIYKATKIASKNINYILEKRYESLSRVRARGFIQILEREYKIDLSAWMKEFDKACAFKEGASEEQNQETDPEETAKNPLKVEIDYSINQANTSLSKKSSKWKPFVLVLGVVVIILAVVIIQNSSSLKEERGQESAIKSGTKKNSFNKVNPTEENKPEPTPKLEEKPKEQDKQEKEAIKEDPNTIYIIPKKDIWVEVIDLDEKKNSFQKVFKKNYSLETKNHRLLLRFGHGHLSLKNNHQEQEYNDGKTRRFLYEPNKGLTLINEAQYKELQQ; encoded by the coding sequence ATGGAACAGCATAAAAAAAGTTTAGAAAATTTAGATCTTTCTGATGTTCAAAACATTTCTAAAGATATTTCTGGTGCGGCATTAGAAGAATTATCGCTTAAAAATTTAGATAAAAATTTGCAGATTTTAAGAGAGATTGGCATACAAGAAATTTACAAAGCGACTAAAATCGCTTCTAAAAATATCAACTACATATTAGAAAAGCGTTATGAGTCTTTATCAAGGGTGCGTGCTAGGGGCTTTATACAAATTTTAGAGCGCGAGTATAAAATTGATTTGAGTGCATGGATGAAAGAATTTGATAAGGCGTGCGCTTTTAAAGAGGGTGCAAGTGAAGAGCAAAATCAAGAAACAGACCCTGAAGAAACAGCAAAAAACCCTTTGAAAGTTGAGATAGATTATAGCATCAATCAGGCCAATACTTCATTATCCAAAAAATCTTCCAAATGGAAACCCTTTGTTTTGGTTTTAGGGGTGGTTGTCATTATTTTGGCGGTCGTTATCATTCAAAACAGCTCTTCTTTAAAAGAAGAAAGAGGGCAAGAAAGCGCTATTAAATCCGGCACTAAAAAGAATTCTTTCAATAAAGTTAATCCTACAGAAGAAAACAAGCCAGAGCCAACGCCTAAACTAGAAGAAAAACCAAAAGAACAAGACAAGCAAGAAAAAGAAGCGATCAAAGAAGATCCTAATACCATTTATATTATCCCTAAAAAAGATATTTGGGTGGAAGTGATTGATTTAGATGAGAAAAAAAACTCCTTTCAAAAGGTTTTTAAAAAAAATTATTCTTTAGAAACCAAAAACCACCGCTTGTTGTTGCGTTTTGGGCATGGGCATCTTAGCCTTAAAAACAACCATCAAGAACAAGAATATAACGATGGAAAAACTAGGCGGTTTTTATACGAGCCAAATAAAGGCTTAACGCTCATCAACGAGGCCCAATACAAAGAACTCCAGCAATGA
- the rsmI gene encoding 16S rRNA (cytidine(1402)-2'-O)-methyltransferase: MLYFLPTPIGNLADITLRTLEVLERCEIFLCEDTRVSKRLLHLLAQNPIISHSFPNIATKKREFIAFHSHNDQEFLNQIEPSFFDKEIAVMSDAGMPSLSDPGMSLAAYALKHNIQYDVLPGANALTTAFCASGFLEGRFFYAGFLPHKSKERRLKIAKILNALAYLEEKTPVVFYESPHRLLETLKDLNDLAQGMHLFAAKELTKLHQQYYLGEISQIIERLQQNNIQGEWVLVLLNEKKIEPCMGLSALLELDLPPKIKAKIEAAMTQKNAKELYFQRLLEEKINKKGLACRQ; encoded by the coding sequence GTGCTGTATTTTTTGCCCACTCCTATAGGTAATCTCGCTGACATTACGCTACGCACACTAGAAGTTTTAGAGCGTTGCGAGATTTTTTTATGCGAGGATACAAGGGTGAGTAAGAGGTTGTTGCACTTGCTTGCACAAAACCCTATTATCAGCCATTCTTTCCCAAATATCGCTACTAAAAAAAGGGAGTTTATCGCTTTCCATTCGCATAATGATCAGGAATTTTTAAACCAAATAGAGCCTTCTTTTTTTGACAAAGAAATCGCTGTGATGAGCGATGCGGGCATGCCAAGCTTGAGCGATCCAGGCATGAGTTTAGCCGCTTACGCTTTGAAACATAACATTCAATACGATGTTTTGCCTGGGGCTAACGCACTCACTACGGCGTTTTGCGCGAGCGGGTTTTTAGAAGGGCGGTTTTTTTACGCCGGCTTTTTACCTCATAAGAGTAAGGAAAGGCGCTTAAAAATCGCTAAAATTTTAAACGCTTTAGCGTATTTAGAAGAAAAAACCCCGGTGGTTTTTTATGAAAGCCCGCACCGATTGTTGGAGACTTTAAAGGATTTAAACGATTTGGCTCAAGGCATGCATTTGTTTGCGGCTAAAGAGCTTACCAAACTCCACCAGCAGTATTATTTAGGAGAAATTTCTCAAATCATAGAGCGGTTGCAACAAAATAATATCCAAGGGGAGTGGGTTTTAGTGCTTTTGAATGAAAAAAAAATAGAGCCTTGCATGGGGCTATCGGCGTTATTGGAGTTGGATTTACCTCCTAAAATTAAGGCTAAAATTGAAGCCGCTATGACACAAAAAAACGCTAAAGAGCTTTATTTCCAGCGTTTGTTAGAAGAAAAAATCAATAAAAAGGGTTTAGCATGCAGGCAGTAA
- the rpmE gene encoding 50S ribosomal protein L31, giving the protein MKKGIHPEYIPCKVTCVTSGKEIEVLSTKPEMRIDISSFCHPFYTGSDKIADTAGRVEKFKQRYNLK; this is encoded by the coding sequence ATGAAAAAAGGCATTCACCCCGAATACATCCCATGCAAAGTTACTTGCGTAACGAGCGGGAAAGAAATTGAAGTTTTAAGCACCAAACCTGAAATGCGTATTGATATTTCTAGCTTTTGCCACCCTTTCTATACCGGTAGCGATAAAATCGCTGACACTGCAGGGAGAGTAGAAAAATTCAAGCAACGCTACAACTTGAAGTAA
- the rho gene encoding transcription termination factor Rho — translation MNENAPTHKSSHKVKTHTPVSGYHIEYLRTYPTEKLLEIANKLKVENPQEFKRQDLMFEILKTQVTQGGYILFTGILEIMPDGYGFLRGFDGSFSDGHNDTYVSPSQIRRFALRNGDIVTGQVRSPKDQEKYYALLKIEAINYLPSDEIKNRPLFDNLTPLFPDEQIKLEYEPTKVTGRMLDLFSPVGKGQRALIVAPPRTGKTELMKELAQGITSNHPEVELIILLVDERPEEVTDMQRSVKGQVFSSTFDLPANNHIRIAELVLERAKRRVEMGKDVVVLLDSITRLARAYNAVTPSSGKVLSGGVDANALHRPKRFFGAARNIEEGGSLTIIATALIETGSRMDEVIFEEFKGTGNSEIVLARNIADRRIYPAFDILKSGTRKDNILLGKDRLTKVWVLRNVMQQMDDIEALSFVYSKMQQTKDNEEFLNLMNEK, via the coding sequence ATGAACGAAAACGCGCCTACGCACAAAAGTTCGCACAAAGTCAAAACACACACGCCAGTGAGCGGTTATCACATTGAATATTTACGCACCTACCCTACTGAAAAGCTTTTAGAAATCGCTAACAAGCTCAAAGTAGAAAACCCCCAAGAATTCAAACGACAAGACTTGATGTTTGAAATTTTAAAAACCCAAGTCACGCAAGGCGGATACATTCTTTTTACCGGGATTTTAGAAATCATGCCTGATGGCTATGGCTTTTTAAGGGGGTTTGATGGGAGTTTTTCAGACGGGCATAACGACACTTATGTTAGCCCTTCTCAAATCAGGCGCTTTGCTTTAAGGAATGGCGATATTGTTACCGGTCAAGTGCGATCCCCCAAAGACCAGGAAAAATACTACGCCCTTTTGAAAATAGAAGCCATCAATTATTTGCCTTCAGATGAGATTAAAAACCGCCCTTTGTTTGACAATCTAACCCCCCTATTCCCTGATGAACAAATCAAATTAGAATACGAACCCACTAAAGTTACCGGCAGGATGCTGGATTTATTCAGCCCTGTGGGGAAAGGTCAAAGGGCTTTGATCGTTGCACCACCACGAACCGGGAAAACGGAGCTGATGAAAGAGCTCGCCCAAGGCATCACTTCTAACCACCCTGAAGTGGAGCTGATCATCCTTTTAGTGGATGAGCGCCCTGAAGAGGTAACGGATATGCAACGAAGCGTTAAAGGTCAAGTTTTTAGCTCCACTTTTGATTTGCCCGCTAATAACCACATAAGAATCGCTGAATTAGTCTTAGAAAGGGCTAAAAGGCGCGTGGAAATGGGCAAAGATGTGGTGGTTTTATTAGATTCTATCACCCGTTTAGCCAGAGCGTATAACGCTGTAACGCCTTCAAGCGGTAAGGTTTTAAGCGGGGGCGTGGATGCGAACGCCTTGCACAGACCCAAGCGCTTTTTTGGAGCCGCAAGGAATATTGAAGAAGGCGGGAGCTTGACGATTATCGCTACGGCGTTGATTGAAACGGGATCTAGAATGGATGAGGTGATTTTTGAAGAATTTAAAGGCACCGGGAATAGCGAAATCGTTTTAGCGAGGAATATTGCGGACAGGCGCATTTACCCAGCCTTTGATATTTTAAAATCCGGCACACGAAAAGATAATATCTTGCTTGGCAAAGACCGCTTGACTAAAGTGTGGGTTTTAAGGAATGTGATGCAACAAATGGATGACATAGAAGCCTTAAGCTTTGTGTATTCTAAAATGCAACAAACTAAGGACAATGAAGAATTTTTAAATTTAATGAATGAAAAATAA
- a CDS encoding glutamate racemase, whose translation MKIGVFDSGVGGFSVLKSLLKAQLFDEIIYYGDSARVPYGTKDPTTIKQFGLEALDFFKPHQIGLLVVACNTASALALEEMQKHSKIPIVGVIEPSILAIKQQVKDKNASILVLGTKATIQSNAYDNALKQQGYLNVSHLATSLFVPLIEENILEGELLETCMRYYFTPLKILPEVIILGCTHFPLIAQKIEGYFMEHFALSTPPLLIHSGDAIVEYLQQKYTLKKNAHAFPKVEFHASGDVIWLEKQAKEWLKL comes from the coding sequence ATGAAAATAGGCGTTTTTGATAGCGGTGTGGGAGGGTTTAGCGTTTTAAAAAGCCTTTTAAAAGCGCAACTATTTGATGAAATCATCTATTACGGCGATAGCGCTAGAGTGCCTTATGGCACTAAAGACCCCACCACGATCAAGCAATTTGGCTTAGAGGCTTTGGATTTTTTCAAACCGCACCAGATTGGATTATTGGTTGTGGCATGCAACACAGCGAGCGCTCTAGCTTTAGAAGAGATGCAAAAGCATTCCAAAATCCCTATTGTGGGCGTGATTGAGCCAAGCATTTTAGCGATCAAACAACAAGTAAAAGATAAAAACGCCTCTATTTTAGTGCTAGGGACAAAAGCGACGATCCAATCCAACGCTTATGACAACGCCCTGAAACAACAAGGCTATTTGAATGTTTCGCATTTAGCCACTTCTCTTTTTGTGCCTTTGATTGAAGAAAATATTTTAGAGGGCGAATTGTTAGAAACTTGCATGCGTTATTATTTCACTCCCTTAAAGATTTTACCTGAAGTGATCATTTTAGGTTGCACGCATTTTCCCTTAATCGCTCAAAAAATTGAGGGCTATTTTATGGAGCATTTTGCCCTTTCAACGCCCCCCCTACTCATCCATTCGGGCGATGCTATTGTAGAATATTTGCAACAAAAATACACCCTTAAGAAAAATGCACACGCATTCCCTAAAGTGGAATTTCATGCGAGCGGCGATGTGATCTGGCTAGAAAAACAGGCTAAAGAATGGCTCAAATTGTAA
- a CDS encoding sel1 repeat family protein has translation MFKDFYRTTLSFLKPLLLLLGLLLPFSLCIADEYISISDDWDERARNQWDEIARNHKTYYFENGLDHFNQGQYKQAFKDFRLAQEYSIGLGSVYLAKMYLEGKGVKVDYKKVQFYAENAIKGYGSGLLGGALILGRMQAQGLGMKKDLKQALKTYRHVVRMFSNKSTNYFANNFRLPNLAFTSMLIGSRFIDLSSLSANPIKFGKKFGILVKKSTQIKDKTLLWEDIAEISSNIILLKQQMGEILYRIGIAYKEGLGVRKQKNRAKKFLQKSAEFGYEKAMEAL, from the coding sequence ATGTTTAAAGATTTTTATCGCACCACCCTCTCTTTTTTAAAGCCTTTATTGCTTTTATTGGGTTTATTATTGCCGTTTTCACTTTGTATAGCTGATGAATATATTAGCATCAGTGATGATTGGGATGAAAGGGCGCGAAATCAATGGGATGAAATTGCACGAAATCATAAGACATATTATTTTGAAAATGGTTTAGACCATTTTAATCAAGGCCAATACAAGCAAGCCTTTAAAGATTTTAGATTGGCGCAAGAATACAGCATTGGGCTTGGCAGCGTTTATTTAGCCAAAATGTATTTGGAGGGAAAGGGCGTGAAAGTGGATTACAAAAAAGTGCAATTCTATGCAGAAAACGCTATCAAAGGGTATGGGAGCGGGTTGTTAGGGGGCGCTCTTATTTTAGGACGCATGCAAGCGCAAGGCTTAGGGATGAAAAAGGATTTGAAACAAGCGCTTAAGACTTACAGGCATGTGGTTCGCATGTTTTCTAATAAAAGCACAAATTATTTTGCTAACAATTTTAGATTACCAAACCTTGCGTTCACTAGTATGCTTATTGGATCGCGATTCATTGATCTTTCAAGTTTGAGTGCGAATCCTATAAAATTTGGAAAGAAGTTTGGAATACTTGTTAAGAAATCCACTCAAATCAAAGATAAGACACTTCTTTGGGAAGACATTGCTGAAATTTCAAGCAATATTATTTTACTCAAACAACAAATGGGGGAGATCCTTTATAGAATTGGAATCGCTTATAAAGAAGGGCTTGGCGTTAGAAAACAAAAAAATAGGGCTAAAAAATTCCTGCAAAAATCCGCAGAATTTGGTTATGAAAAAGCTATGGAAGCTCTGTAG
- a CDS encoding peptidase produces MKKVLPALLMGFVGLNASDRLLEIMRLYQKQGLEVVGQKLDSYLADKSFWAEELQNKDTDFGYYQNKQFLFVANKSKPSLEFYEIDNNMLKKINSSKALVGSKKGDKTLEGDLATPIGVYRITQKLERLDQYYGVLAFVTNYPNLYDTLKKRTGHGIWVHGMPLNGDRNELNTKGCIAIENPLLSSYDKVLKGEKAFLITYEDKFSPSTKEELSMILSSLFQWKEAWARGDFERYMRFYNPDFTRYDGMKFNAFKEYKKRVFAKNEKKNIAFSSINVIPYPNSQNKRLFYVVFDQDYKAYQQNKLSYSSNSQKELYVEIENNQVSIIMEK; encoded by the coding sequence TTGAAAAAGGTATTACCGGCTTTATTAATGGGGTTTGTGGGCTTGAATGCTAGTGATCGTTTATTAGAAATCATGCGCCTTTATCAAAAACAAGGCTTGGAAGTGGTGGGTCAAAAGCTGGATTCTTATTTAGCGGATAAGTCTTTTTGGGCAGAAGAGCTTCAAAACAAGGACACGGATTTTGGCTATTATCAAAACAAGCAGTTTTTATTTGTGGCTAATAAATCCAAGCCCAGTTTAGAGTTTTATGAAATAGACAACAACATGCTTAAAAAAATCAACAGCTCTAAAGCCCTTGTAGGCTCTAAAAAGGGCGATAAGACTTTAGAGGGCGATTTGGCCACGCCTATTGGAGTGTATCGTATCACGCAGAAATTAGAGCGCTTGGATCAATATTATGGCGTTTTGGCTTTTGTAACGAATTACCCTAATTTGTATGACACCTTGAAAAAACGCACCGGGCATGGCATTTGGGTGCATGGAATGCCTTTAAATGGCGATCGGAATGAATTGAACACCAAGGGCTGTATTGCGATTGAAAACCCGCTTTTAAGCTCTTATGACAAAGTGTTAAAAGGCGAAAAAGCGTTCCTCATCACCTATGAAGACAAGTTTTCTCCTAGCACTAAAGAGGAATTGAGCATGATTTTAAGCTCCCTTTTCCAATGGAAAGAAGCTTGGGCTAGGGGCGATTTTGAACGCTACATGCGTTTTTATAACCCCGATTTCACTCGCTATGACGGCATGAAATTCAACGCTTTTAAAGAGTATAAAAAAAGGGTGTTTGCAAAAAACGAAAAAAAGAATATCGCTTTTTCTTCTATCAATGTGATCCCTTACCCCAACTCCCAGAACAAACGCTTGTTTTATGTGGTGTTTGACCAAGATTACAAAGCCTACCAGCAAAACAAGCTCTCTTATAGCTCTAATTCTCAAAAAGAACTCTATGTAGAGATTGAAAACAATCAAGTGTCTATTATAATGGAAAAATAA